From Rhizobium sp. BT03, one genomic window encodes:
- a CDS encoding hydantoinase/oxoprolinase family protein has translation MAKLAFDTGGTFTDFALLDDNGDLHLHKVLSTPKNPAEAVVQGVSELLEQFSSAISIEHLQVLGATTVVTNAVLERKGVETSFITTDGFQDMLRIRNEGRYDLYDLNIKYPDPLVTRSNSYGAVERIAADGEVMTELKEETVREIASHLKKKGISSVAVCLLHAYKYPQHEQRVAALLREEDPDIFVSLSSEVCPEMREFDRASTTVVNAYTRPQMAGHVAHLQREFAAKGIDRQVLWMTSSGGLVPSRRAAELPVRLIESGPAAGAVAAAEFGRIAGEGSVLSFDMGGTTAKLCLIPNGEPTVGTDLEVAHYQRFRKGSGFPLKIQSIQMIEIGAGGGSIAAKNPLGLLDVGPHSAGAMPGPAAYQRGGTQPTVTDADILLGYMGTESFVGGSFKVSKDAAREAMAALAKSLDVSVDRCAWGIHDLVNESMSKAAAMHATDLGVDPRSLPMVAFGGAGPVHAYGIARKLGIKRIICPTGAGVTSAIGLLIAPVAVDLSASHPMPVDNWDVAAVDRLLDDLAAQGAEVVSAAGIAKETITNRYTVDMRHVGQGHEITVALPDRGLPRQEFLKQLLANFYKLYRELFGRTVNASVEVITWRLRASGEKDRVTRPHDVNAADALKGQRYVYFQELGAYAETPVYDHYRLPVGREYAGPAIVEQRESTAVVGPSGVFHVDANGNLMINIQ, from the coding sequence ATGGCAAAACTGGCTTTCGACACGGGCGGCACCTTCACCGACTTCGCATTGCTGGACGATAATGGCGATCTCCACCTGCACAAGGTGCTGAGCACGCCGAAGAACCCGGCGGAAGCCGTCGTGCAGGGCGTATCGGAACTCCTGGAACAATTCTCCTCCGCCATCTCGATCGAGCATCTCCAGGTGCTGGGGGCGACGACGGTGGTGACGAATGCCGTGCTGGAGCGCAAGGGTGTCGAGACCAGCTTCATCACCACCGATGGCTTTCAGGATATGCTGCGCATCCGCAACGAAGGCCGCTACGACCTCTACGATCTCAACATCAAATATCCGGACCCGCTGGTCACGCGGTCGAACAGCTATGGCGCCGTCGAGCGCATCGCCGCCGATGGCGAGGTGATGACCGAGCTCAAGGAAGAGACCGTCCGTGAAATCGCATCGCATCTGAAGAAGAAGGGCATCAGTTCCGTCGCCGTATGCCTGCTGCACGCCTATAAATATCCGCAGCACGAACAGCGCGTGGCAGCCCTCCTGCGTGAGGAAGATCCCGACATCTTCGTATCGCTGTCGTCGGAAGTCTGCCCTGAGATGCGGGAATTCGACCGCGCCTCGACGACGGTCGTCAATGCCTATACCCGCCCGCAGATGGCCGGTCACGTGGCCCATCTTCAGCGCGAGTTCGCTGCGAAAGGCATCGACCGTCAGGTTCTCTGGATGACCTCGTCGGGCGGTCTGGTGCCGAGCCGGCGCGCCGCCGAACTTCCTGTCCGCCTGATCGAATCCGGGCCTGCCGCCGGTGCCGTCGCCGCCGCCGAGTTCGGGCGCATTGCCGGCGAGGGAAGCGTGCTTTCCTTCGACATGGGCGGCACCACCGCGAAGCTTTGCCTGATCCCGAACGGCGAGCCGACCGTCGGAACGGACCTCGAGGTCGCTCACTATCAGCGTTTCCGCAAAGGCTCGGGCTTTCCGCTGAAGATTCAGTCGATCCAGATGATCGAAATCGGCGCCGGCGGCGGTTCGATCGCGGCAAAGAACCCGCTTGGCCTCCTCGATGTCGGCCCGCATTCGGCAGGCGCGATGCCGGGGCCGGCCGCCTATCAGCGCGGCGGCACGCAGCCGACGGTGACCGATGCGGATATCCTGCTCGGATATATGGGGACGGAGTCCTTCGTCGGCGGTTCCTTCAAAGTGTCGAAGGACGCCGCGCGCGAAGCGATGGCCGCACTTGCCAAATCGCTCGATGTCAGCGTCGACCGCTGCGCCTGGGGCATTCACGATCTCGTCAACGAATCCATGAGCAAGGCGGCGGCCATGCATGCCACCGATCTCGGTGTCGATCCCCGGTCGCTGCCGATGGTGGCATTCGGCGGCGCGGGCCCGGTGCATGCCTATGGCATCGCCCGCAAGCTCGGCATCAAACGCATCATCTGCCCGACCGGGGCGGGCGTCACCTCGGCCATCGGCCTGCTGATCGCCCCCGTCGCCGTCGATCTCTCCGCAAGTCATCCGATGCCTGTCGACAATTGGGATGTCGCGGCGGTCGACCGTCTGCTGGACGATCTGGCTGCCCAGGGTGCGGAAGTGGTTTCCGCCGCCGGTATCGCCAAGGAGACCATCACCAATCGCTACACGGTCGATATGCGCCATGTCGGCCAAGGGCACGAGATCACCGTGGCTCTACCCGATCGCGGCCTGCCGAGGCAAGAATTCCTCAAGCAGTTGCTCGCCAATTTCTACAAGCTCTATCGCGAGCTGTTCGGCCGCACGGTCAACGCGTCCGTCGAAGTCATCACCTGGCGGCTTCGCGCCAGCGGTGAAAAGGATCGGGTGACCCGGCCTCATGACGTCAATGCTGCCGATGCATTGAAGGGGCAGCGCTATGTCTATTTCCAGGAGCTCGGGGCCTATGCCGAGACGCCTGTCTATGACCACTACCGGCTGCCGGTGGGGCGCGAATACGCAGGGCCGGCGATCGTCGAGCAGCGCGAATCCACGGCCGTCGTCGGGCCAAGCGGCGTCTTCCACGTCGATGCCAACGGCAACCTCATGATCAACATTCAGTAA
- a CDS encoding ABC transporter ATP-binding protein: protein MADSNLSIKSLRAGYGSLDILNGVDLDVPAGQFVALMGPNGAGKSTLLKTLYGMTTIKDGSIDWRGKNIAGYKSRAILGEGISFVPQGRCNFPVMTVDENLQMAAYTLRDDKVKADRDYVYDLFPILKTRRSTLAGNMSGGEQQLLEVAMAVLQRPKVLLVDEPSVGLSPAAIGIVFDELLRLHAAGQTILLVEQNTKKAMEVAERAVILRLGKVIWDGLPGEISHDELGELFLTGKMRGETEAVH from the coding sequence GTGGCTGATTCAAACCTCTCGATCAAGAGCCTGCGTGCCGGCTATGGATCCCTCGACATTCTGAACGGCGTCGATCTCGACGTGCCGGCAGGCCAGTTCGTGGCGCTGATGGGACCGAACGGAGCGGGAAAATCGACACTTCTGAAGACGCTTTACGGCATGACGACTATCAAGGACGGCAGCATCGACTGGCGCGGCAAGAACATCGCCGGCTACAAGTCGCGCGCCATTCTCGGTGAAGGCATATCTTTCGTGCCACAGGGCCGCTGCAATTTTCCGGTCATGACGGTGGACGAAAACCTGCAGATGGCAGCCTATACGCTGCGCGACGACAAAGTGAAGGCGGATCGTGACTATGTCTACGATCTGTTCCCGATCTTGAAGACGCGGCGCTCGACGCTGGCCGGCAATATGTCGGGCGGCGAGCAGCAACTGCTCGAAGTGGCGATGGCCGTCCTACAGCGCCCGAAAGTGCTGCTGGTCGACGAGCCGTCGGTCGGCCTTTCGCCGGCGGCGATCGGCATTGTTTTCGACGAGCTGCTGCGCCTGCATGCCGCCGGGCAGACCATTCTGCTTGTCGAGCAGAACACCAAGAAAGCCATGGAGGTCGCAGAACGCGCCGTGATCCTCAGGCTCGGCAAGGTCATCTGGGACGGTCTGCCGGGGGAGATCAGCCACGACGAACTCGGCGAGCTTTTCCTGACGGGCAAGATGCGCGGCGAGACCGAAGCCGTACATTGA
- a CDS encoding aspartate transaminase yields the protein MSTFVPASRVSRIKVSPSTAAAARARELKAAGRDIVDMTVGEPDFDTPDHVKAAAHAAIDRGETKYTAVNGTPSLRKAIIGDFERRLGLQYADNEICVGGGAKQILFLALMASVENDAEVIIPAPYWVSYPDMVIANEGKPVIVQCPQEQGFKLTPEALEAAITPKTMWLILNAPSNPTGVAYSGEELREIGKVLLRHPQVMVLSDDIYDQVWFKDEPMTTLVAAVPELKERVLLTNGVSKSYAMTGWRIGYGAGPAPLIAAINKLQSQMSSCPSSVSQAAAAHALASDQSFVTDSVKVYKERRDYACRRLNAVPGLSCLVPDGAFYLFPNCAGVIGRRTPEGKVIETDLDFVLYLLDGVGVAALQGAAYGLSPYFRLSIATSMDAITEACDRIERAVGELR from the coding sequence ATGAGCACTTTCGTGCCAGCCTCACGCGTCTCCAGGATCAAGGTTTCGCCGAGCACGGCGGCGGCGGCGCGCGCCCGCGAGCTGAAGGCGGCCGGCCGCGACATTGTCGACATGACGGTCGGCGAGCCCGACTTCGATACGCCGGATCACGTCAAGGCCGCGGCCCATGCCGCCATCGACCGGGGCGAAACCAAATACACCGCCGTCAACGGCACGCCTTCGCTGCGCAAGGCGATCATCGGCGATTTCGAGCGGCGTCTCGGATTGCAATATGCCGATAACGAGATCTGCGTCGGCGGCGGCGCCAAGCAGATCCTGTTCCTCGCCTTGATGGCCAGCGTCGAGAACGATGCCGAGGTCATCATTCCGGCCCCCTATTGGGTTTCCTATCCCGATATGGTGATCGCCAACGAGGGCAAGCCGGTCATCGTGCAATGCCCGCAGGAACAGGGATTCAAGCTGACGCCGGAAGCCCTCGAAGCGGCGATTACGCCGAAGACCATGTGGCTGATCCTGAACGCGCCGTCGAACCCGACCGGCGTTGCCTATAGCGGCGAGGAATTACGGGAGATCGGAAAGGTGCTGCTGCGGCACCCCCAGGTCATGGTTCTCTCCGACGACATTTACGATCAGGTCTGGTTCAAGGACGAGCCGATGACGACGCTGGTCGCAGCCGTGCCGGAACTGAAGGAGCGGGTGCTTCTCACCAACGGCGTGTCGAAATCCTACGCCATGACCGGCTGGCGTATCGGCTACGGGGCGGGACCGGCTCCCCTGATCGCCGCGATCAACAAGCTGCAATCGCAGATGTCGTCCTGCCCGTCCTCGGTCAGCCAGGCGGCGGCCGCGCACGCTTTGGCCTCGGATCAGAGCTTCGTCACCGACAGTGTCAAGGTCTATAAGGAGCGCCGCGACTATGCCTGCCGGCGTCTGAACGCCGTGCCGGGCCTGTCCTGCCTGGTGCCGGACGGAGCCTTCTACCTCTTTCCCAACTGCGCCGGCGTGATCGGCAGGAGGACGCCGGAGGGCAAGGTGATCGAGACCGACCTCGACTTCGTTCTCTATCTGCTCGACGGCGTCGGCGTGGCGGCTCTGCAGGGCGCGGCCTACGGCCTGTCGCCGTATTTCCGCCTGTCGATCGCCACCTCGATGGACGCCATCACCGAAGCCTGTGACCGCATCGAGCGGGCGGTCGGCGAATTGCGTTGA
- a CDS encoding hydantoinase B/oxoprolinase family protein, with the protein MSKTATDFNDPINLQVMWNRLIFIADQADNVLGKTAFSPIVRENHDYVTVLLDSKGRALAQCTWSIPVFITSLPAAAQQYFLPKFPAETLAEGDVLATNDPEIGTGHLPDVTMITPIFKNGKVVAYAGSIAHLPDIGGAPLHSEASDIFEEGIRFPIVKLHKAGIPNQDVLDIIAASVRLPTEVQGDLESMIAANNVMGRELVKFLDEYGLDDIDGLAEAIHSRSEAQTRKAIKAWPNGRYSAQMTLDGYESDITLKATVIVGDDSIHVDYTGTSDQVLHSINCRTNYRYAHSVYALKCLLDPDTPNNEGCITPITDDAPLGSVLNPEQWTAGNSRNLIGHAIPSLIFRALEGVVPDKVMGDSGGAPIWAANCVGRRDDGSQYGSVQNFHGGQGARAEFDGLDTLSFPSNCKVTAVEMFEIAVPVLMERKELIADSGGAGKYRGGLGQRAILRNLGRSAMNIYLASERVRHPCFGVVDGQDGTPGKVSKEGRPQFPKGKVVLKTGERLEVETPGGGGWGRVSERPAALIEQDLAEGLITPKAAKLIYGYKGAAAVAAE; encoded by the coding sequence ATGTCGAAGACCGCTACCGATTTCAACGATCCGATCAATCTGCAGGTCATGTGGAACCGCTTGATCTTCATCGCCGACCAGGCCGACAACGTGCTCGGCAAGACAGCCTTCTCGCCGATCGTCCGCGAGAACCACGATTACGTCACCGTGCTGCTCGACAGCAAGGGGCGGGCGCTTGCCCAATGCACCTGGTCCATCCCGGTCTTCATCACCTCGCTGCCGGCCGCGGCCCAGCAATATTTCCTGCCGAAGTTTCCGGCGGAAACACTTGCCGAAGGCGACGTTCTCGCGACCAACGATCCGGAGATCGGCACCGGCCATCTGCCCGATGTCACGATGATCACCCCGATCTTCAAGAACGGCAAAGTGGTGGCCTATGCCGGCTCGATCGCTCACCTGCCTGACATCGGCGGCGCGCCGCTTCATTCGGAGGCGAGCGACATTTTCGAGGAAGGCATCCGCTTCCCGATCGTCAAACTGCACAAAGCCGGCATTCCCAATCAGGACGTTCTCGACATCATCGCCGCATCGGTGCGGCTGCCGACCGAAGTCCAGGGCGATCTGGAATCGATGATTGCCGCCAACAATGTGATGGGCCGCGAACTGGTGAAATTCCTCGACGAATACGGCCTCGACGATATCGACGGGCTCGCCGAGGCGATCCATTCCCGCTCGGAGGCGCAGACCCGCAAGGCGATCAAAGCGTGGCCAAATGGCCGCTATTCGGCGCAGATGACGCTGGACGGCTATGAGAGCGACATCACCTTGAAGGCGACGGTGATCGTCGGCGACGATTCGATCCATGTGGATTACACCGGCACGTCCGATCAGGTTCTCCACTCGATCAACTGCCGCACTAACTACCGCTACGCCCATTCCGTCTATGCGCTGAAATGCCTGCTCGATCCCGATACGCCGAACAATGAGGGCTGCATCACGCCGATCACCGACGACGCTCCGCTTGGCTCCGTTCTCAATCCGGAGCAATGGACGGCGGGCAATTCCCGCAACCTGATCGGCCATGCGATTCCCTCCCTGATCTTCCGGGCGCTCGAAGGCGTGGTGCCCGATAAGGTCATGGGCGATAGCGGCGGCGCCCCCATATGGGCGGCCAACTGCGTCGGCCGCCGGGACGACGGCTCGCAATATGGATCCGTGCAGAATTTCCATGGCGGCCAGGGCGCCCGCGCGGAATTCGACGGCCTGGATACGCTGAGTTTCCCATCGAACTGCAAGGTGACGGCCGTCGAAATGTTCGAAATCGCCGTGCCCGTGCTGATGGAGCGCAAGGAGCTGATCGCCGATTCCGGCGGCGCCGGCAAATATCGCGGCGGCCTGGGGCAGCGGGCAATCCTGCGCAATCTCGGCCGCTCGGCGATGAACATCTATCTCGCATCCGAGCGTGTCCGGCATCCCTGCTTCGGTGTCGTCGACGGACAGGACGGCACGCCGGGCAAGGTCAGCAAGGAAGGCCGGCCGCAATTTCCGAAGGGCAAGGTCGTACTCAAGACCGG
- the nac gene encoding nitrogen assimilation transcriptional regulator NAC has product MSVDFRKLRSFVKIVDTGSVSRAAALLRTAQPALSQQIAALEAHFKHKLLIRSNVGITPTEAGLILYRHAQLMLKQIDQAQTDINQSAKSVAGRVSIGLATYSTSSALSLPILKEMKARHPDVVVHINDSFGHILSELIMTGKMDMALIYAADPIKGVTLQPLFREQMFLVSPPGTELPGDPSEPLPLASVDALPLLLPSKGHLLRRLIDEAFARARAHPQVLSEIESMPALDAAVREGLGSTILPASVVTETAYFAGTQVRPLTKPVIEATVSLCVSDHLPLSEPALAARAVLLEIVAKLMSSQHQGIKKV; this is encoded by the coding sequence ATGAGCGTAGATTTCAGAAAACTGCGGAGTTTCGTCAAGATCGTCGATACCGGCAGCGTTTCGCGTGCAGCCGCCCTGCTTCGCACCGCTCAGCCTGCGCTCTCCCAGCAGATCGCCGCGCTGGAGGCCCACTTCAAGCACAAGCTTCTGATCCGAAGCAATGTCGGCATCACGCCGACCGAGGCCGGCCTGATCCTCTATCGGCATGCCCAGCTGATGCTGAAACAGATCGATCAGGCGCAGACCGATATCAACCAGTCGGCAAAGTCGGTGGCCGGGCGGGTATCGATCGGGCTTGCGACCTATTCGACGTCGAGCGCCTTGTCGCTTCCGATCCTGAAGGAAATGAAAGCCCGCCATCCCGACGTCGTCGTCCACATAAACGACAGTTTCGGCCATATCCTCAGCGAGCTCATCATGACCGGCAAGATGGACATGGCGCTGATCTATGCCGCGGACCCCATCAAAGGGGTGACGCTCCAGCCGCTATTCCGCGAGCAGATGTTCCTGGTATCGCCGCCGGGCACGGAATTGCCCGGGGATCCTTCCGAGCCCCTGCCGCTGGCATCGGTCGATGCTCTGCCGCTGCTGCTGCCGAGCAAAGGCCATCTGCTTCGCCGCCTCATCGACGAAGCCTTCGCTCGCGCCCGCGCCCATCCGCAGGTGCTGTCGGAAATCGAGTCGATGCCGGCGCTCGACGCCGCGGTGCGGGAGGGGCTGGGCTCGACCATCCTTCCTGCATCGGTGGTGACGGAGACCGCCTACTTTGCCGGCACGCAAGTGCGGCCGCTGACCAAGCCGGTCATCGAAGCGACGGTCTCTCTCTGTGTCTCCGACCATCTGCCTCTGTCGGAGCCGGCGCTCGCGGCTCGGGCCGTCCTGTTGGAGATCGTGGCAAAGCTGATGAGCAGCCAGCATCAGGGTATCAAGAAGGTTTAG